The proteins below are encoded in one region of Segatella copri:
- a CDS encoding HU family DNA-binding protein, with protein MEVKGTLKYRKVQRTPQTGENAGKKKWYATSVTDREVDFEGFVSHISDHGSPYSRGTIHGVLMDALDHLQELILDGKSVRLSDLGLFSIGMSSKAEDTKEKVTAASVEGVHLIVRNTKSWSNTELRKKCKIQEYGGYIGTDGEGTTGGGTTGGGTEQGGGSDTSQGGSGTTGGGTEQGGDGLE; from the coding sequence ATGGAAGTAAAAGGAACATTGAAATATCGTAAAGTACAGCGCACACCTCAGACTGGTGAAAACGCAGGTAAGAAGAAGTGGTATGCTACTTCGGTAACCGACCGCGAAGTGGACTTCGAGGGATTCGTATCGCATATCTCCGACCACGGCTCGCCTTACTCTCGTGGTACCATCCACGGTGTGCTGATGGATGCACTCGACCATCTGCAGGAGCTGATTCTCGACGGCAAGAGCGTGCGTCTCTCTGACCTCGGATTGTTCTCCATCGGTATGAGCTCCAAGGCGGAGGATACCAAGGAGAAGGTGACGGCTGCCAGCGTGGAAGGCGTGCACCTGATTGTGAGAAACACGAAGAGCTGGAGCAATACTGAGCTGCGCAAGAAGTGCAAGATTCAGGAGTACGGCGGCTATATCGGCACCGACGGAGAGGGCACCACAGGCGGTGGTACTACCGGTGGCGGCACTGAACAGGGCGGCGGCTCTGACACCAGCCAGGGCGGCTCAGGTACTACCGGCGGCGGTACTGAGCAGGGCGGCGATGGGCTTGAATAA
- a CDS encoding smalltalk protein: MMKANTWKTILQIAISFLTAIATTLGVTSCTL, from the coding sequence ATGATGAAAGCAAATACCTGGAAAACGATTTTGCAGATTGCAATCTCCTTCCTCACAGCCATCGCTACTACGCTCGGAGTTACCAGCTGTACTCTTTAA
- a CDS encoding glycosyltransferase family 2 protein codes for MIKFTVVTCTYNAEKELQRTLDSVQRQTYCNIEHIIMDGGSRDRTLQLVKAYQHRNAVGESSHEIVVISEPDKGLYDAMNKSIDRATGDYLVFMNAGDTFPTADTLEYVEGCVGEGELLPGVLYGDTDIVDEMGHFLRHRRLAPPKKLTWRSFIWGMLVCHQSFYARTDIAREIHYDLHYRYSADVDWCIRIMRESSRRKLPLRNVHAVLTHFLDGGMTTQNHKASLKERFQVMRTHYGLLPTLAVHAWFVIRGAVKR; via the coding sequence ATGATTAAGTTCACCGTCGTAACCTGTACATATAATGCCGAGAAGGAGTTGCAGCGTACCCTCGACAGCGTGCAGCGCCAGACCTACTGCAACATCGAGCACATCATCATGGATGGCGGTTCCCGCGACCGTACCCTCCAGCTGGTGAAGGCATATCAGCATCGCAATGCAGTAGGCGAGAGCTCGCACGAAATCGTGGTGATATCAGAACCCGACAAGGGACTTTATGATGCCATGAACAAGAGCATCGACCGTGCTACGGGCGATTACCTGGTGTTCATGAATGCCGGTGACACCTTTCCTACAGCCGATACGCTGGAATATGTAGAAGGCTGTGTAGGCGAAGGAGAATTACTGCCTGGCGTACTTTACGGCGATACCGATATCGTGGACGAGATGGGCCATTTCCTGCGTCATCGCCGCCTGGCCCCACCCAAGAAGCTCACGTGGCGTTCGTTCATCTGGGGCATGCTGGTATGCCACCAGTCATTCTATGCCCGTACAGACATAGCCCGTGAGATTCATTACGATCTGCACTACCGTTATTCGGCAGATGTAGACTGGTGCATCCGCATCATGCGGGAGTCATCTCGCCGCAAGTTGCCGTTGCGCAACGTCCATGCCGTCCTCACCCATTTTCTGGATGGTGGCATGACCACGCAGAACCACAAAGCCTCCCTGAAGGAGCGTTTTCAGGTGATGCGCACCCATTACGGCCTTCTTCCCACCCTTGCAGTTCATGCCTGGTTCGTGATAAGAGGGGCTGTAAAGAGATAG
- a CDS encoding glycosyltransferase family 4 protein — translation MRVLIVNTSEKTGGAAVAANRLMDALNNNGVKAKMLVRDKETEDITVVSLPRSLRLQWNFLWERWCVFWHLHFSRQRLWEVDMATSGTDITRLREFQEADVIHLSWINQGMLSLKNIRKIIRSGKPVVWTMHDLWPATGICHYARGCNRYASACGNCPLLPNKGSKNDLSAKIFRRKKELYHRGAISFVTCSRWLERQAKGSGLFVGQRITNIPNPIDTHVFCPQNQAEARLRAGLPADKHIILFVSQRVTDGRKGMRYFIEAIDRLVARYPEMKENTAIAILGGHSEEVNLTLPSYSLGYVSDEKQIVAIYNSADAFVLPSLEDNLPNTIMESMACGVPSIGFRVGGIPEMIDHQQNGYVANYRDTEDLASGIHWVLEEADRAALKQACLQKVAQNYSQHAVALKYIEVYNEAMAYKNYKL, via the coding sequence ATGAGAGTACTCATAGTAAATACAAGTGAAAAGACAGGCGGAGCGGCAGTAGCAGCCAACCGCCTGATGGATGCCCTTAACAACAATGGCGTTAAGGCAAAGATGTTGGTACGCGACAAGGAGACAGAAGACATTACCGTGGTCAGTCTGCCCCGTTCGCTCAGGTTGCAGTGGAACTTCCTGTGGGAGCGCTGGTGCGTGTTCTGGCATCTCCATTTCTCCCGTCAGCGCCTCTGGGAGGTAGACATGGCAACATCGGGTACCGATATCACCAGGCTCCGCGAGTTTCAGGAGGCAGATGTCATCCATCTCTCCTGGATTAACCAGGGCATGCTCTCACTCAAGAACATCCGCAAGATAATCCGCAGCGGCAAACCGGTGGTATGGACCATGCACGATCTCTGGCCAGCTACCGGCATCTGCCATTATGCCCGTGGCTGCAACCGCTATGCCTCCGCCTGCGGCAACTGTCCGCTTCTCCCCAATAAAGGCAGCAAGAACGACCTCTCAGCAAAGATATTCCGCCGCAAGAAGGAACTCTACCATCGCGGCGCCATCTCCTTCGTCACCTGTAGCCGTTGGCTCGAACGGCAGGCTAAGGGCAGCGGTCTCTTCGTAGGTCAGCGCATCACCAACATCCCGAATCCGATAGATACCCACGTGTTCTGTCCGCAGAATCAGGCAGAGGCGCGTCTGCGTGCCGGTCTGCCAGCCGACAAGCATATCATCCTCTTCGTATCCCAGCGCGTAACCGACGGGCGCAAGGGCATGCGTTATTTCATCGAAGCCATCGACCGGCTGGTAGCGCGCTATCCCGAGATGAAGGAGAATACCGCCATCGCCATCCTGGGCGGCCATTCCGAGGAAGTGAACCTCACCCTGCCGTCCTATTCGCTCGGCTATGTCAGCGATGAGAAGCAGATTGTGGCAATCTACAATTCTGCCGATGCCTTTGTGCTGCCATCGCTCGAAGATAACCTCCCTAACACCATCATGGAGTCGATGGCGTGCGGCGTGCCGAGCATCGGTTTCAGGGTAGGAGGTATACCGGAGATGATAGACCATCAGCAGAACGGCTACGTAGCTAACTATCGCGATACCGAAGACCTGGCGAGTGGCATCCACTGGGTACTCGAAGAGGCCGACAGGGCGGCTCTGAAGCAGGCATGTCTGCAGAAGGTAGCACAGAACTATTCGCAGCATGCCGTAGCATTGAAATATATTGAAGTTTATAACGAGGCGATGGCCTACAAAAACTATAAGTTATGA
- a CDS encoding IS110 family transposase, which produces MDKELYFGVDVSKKTLDLAYYDGETIDWKNAHIKVSNDDAGFKKIGSWVAKVGKDFDTFLFCMEYTGLYNQNFRLWLESKEYIYGMVEPRKMHRFEPDLDDDQRSLDRIKTDELDAFRIAIYCEQNHKKILRNPSKLPSPVYFKLKRLLAERKQNTKQSTLYKQQLHDISAYDTDLSVERKKLLLKNMQENQKAIDKEIDSYMNEDTSIRKNYNLLTSIPGIGRIIALETIVLTENFTAISNPRKYACYIGIAPFKKESGTSVRKKTGVSKKGFSEAKADLSIAVLSAIRNNPSIRDYWIRKRKEKCGGIVLNAVKFKLVLRMFAVIKRGTPYVETDAYKN; this is translated from the coding sequence ATGGATAAGGAACTTTACTTTGGCGTAGATGTCTCCAAGAAGACTCTCGACCTTGCTTATTATGATGGTGAAACCATCGACTGGAAGAATGCTCATATTAAGGTGAGCAATGATGATGCTGGGTTCAAAAAGATTGGCTCCTGGGTCGCAAAGGTAGGAAAAGACTTCGATACCTTTTTGTTCTGTATGGAATATACTGGACTCTATAACCAAAACTTCAGATTATGGCTGGAATCCAAAGAATATATCTATGGTATGGTGGAACCTCGCAAAATGCATCGCTTCGAGCCAGACTTGGATGATGACCAGCGCTCTCTAGACCGTATCAAGACTGATGAACTGGATGCTTTCAGAATAGCAATCTATTGTGAGCAGAACCACAAGAAGATTCTTCGCAATCCCTCCAAACTTCCTTCACCTGTCTATTTCAAGTTGAAGAGATTGCTGGCAGAGCGTAAGCAGAACACCAAGCAGTCAACTCTCTATAAGCAGCAGCTTCATGATATCAGCGCATACGATACAGACTTATCCGTTGAACGCAAGAAACTCCTGCTGAAGAACATGCAGGAAAACCAGAAAGCAATAGACAAAGAGATTGACAGCTACATGAATGAAGATACAAGCATCAGAAAGAATTACAATCTGCTGACCTCCATTCCTGGCATTGGTCGCATCATAGCGTTGGAAACCATTGTATTGACGGAAAATTTCACTGCAATCAGCAATCCTCGCAAATATGCCTGTTACATAGGAATAGCCCCTTTTAAAAAGGAATCTGGTACCTCAGTAAGAAAGAAAACGGGGGTTTCCAAGAAAGGCTTTTCTGAAGCCAAGGCAGACTTATCCATAGCTGTCCTTTCCGCCATAAGGAACAATCCTTCAATAAGAGACTATTGGATACGCAAGAGAAAGGAAAAATGCGGTGGCATCGTGCTCAATGCCGTCAAGTTCAAGCTGGTCCTTCGTATGTTTGCCGTGATAAAGCGTGGAACACCATATGTGGAGACAGATGCATATAAGAACTAA
- a CDS encoding IS110 family transposase encodes MKNKSFIGIDISKNVIDVSIFCEETPIKDFSHDVFNNSRKGFGEMCTWLKKNHVVLSNSLFGMEFTGSYSMELEKFLNTRNYQFCMLSTHVVKHYPMGPKDKSDKIDSAKIADFLYRYNGTECVKPYNMPDKTMQRLKALMNERKFLVEQRTCFMNRRQLCITKEDAQLYDGYIKKFSRDIENIELEEQKLLATDDSLLSTYKNLLTIPGIGFVNAINVIVITRNFTAFETARQYASYVGVAPHFRTSGTSVKWRPRPSARCDGQAKADLSMAATVVVQYDAELQSFYNRKLGGKQDSDTKRKALNAVKFKLVLRMFAIGKQNRKWEPLDSKSSNEKLAIS; translated from the coding sequence ATGAAAAATAAATCATTTATCGGCATCGACATCTCAAAAAATGTCATTGACGTATCAATTTTCTGTGAAGAAACCCCAATTAAGGACTTTTCTCACGATGTATTCAACAATTCCCGCAAGGGATTTGGCGAAATGTGCACATGGCTCAAGAAGAATCATGTGGTTCTCTCGAACAGTCTCTTCGGAATGGAGTTCACCGGCAGCTATTCCATGGAGCTGGAGAAGTTTCTTAATACCAGGAACTATCAGTTCTGCATGCTCTCCACCCATGTGGTAAAGCATTATCCCATGGGGCCCAAGGACAAGAGCGACAAGATTGACTCTGCCAAGATTGCAGACTTTCTCTATCGCTATAATGGTACTGAATGTGTCAAGCCTTATAATATGCCTGACAAGACCATGCAGAGACTCAAGGCACTGATGAATGAGCGTAAGTTCCTGGTGGAACAGCGTACATGCTTCATGAACAGAAGACAGCTATGCATCACAAAGGAAGATGCCCAGTTATATGATGGCTACATCAAAAAATTCAGCCGTGACATTGAGAACATCGAGTTGGAAGAACAGAAGTTGCTGGCTACAGACGATAGCCTCTTGTCTACTTACAAGAATCTTCTGACAATACCGGGAATAGGCTTCGTCAATGCCATAAATGTCATTGTCATTACCCGAAACTTTACCGCTTTTGAAACAGCAAGGCAATATGCCAGTTATGTCGGCGTGGCACCGCACTTCCGCACTTCAGGCACCAGTGTGAAATGGCGTCCCCGACCTTCAGCACGCTGTGATGGTCAGGCGAAAGCAGATCTATCCATGGCGGCCACAGTTGTTGTACAATATGATGCAGAGTTACAATCATTTTATAACCGTAAATTAGGAGGTAAGCAAGATTCAGACACAAAACGCAAGGCATTGAATGCCGTTAAGTTCAAACTTGTTCTCAGAATGTTCGCTATAGGTAAGCAGAACAGAAAATGGGAACCGTTGGATTCAAAGAGCAGCAATGAAAAACTTGCAATATCATAA
- the ispF gene encoding 2-C-methyl-D-erythritol 2,4-cyclodiphosphate synthase: MNIRVGFGYDVHKLVENRDLWLGGIKIDYELGLLGHSDADVLIHAICDALLGAANMRDIGYHFPDTAAETLNVDSKILLCKTMELIATKGYTLGNIDATVCAERPKLNPHVPAMKACLAEVMGVDEDQISIKATTTEKLGFTGRMEGISAYATVLIQKG, encoded by the coding sequence ATGAATATACGTGTAGGATTTGGATATGATGTCCACAAGCTGGTGGAGAACCGCGACTTGTGGCTGGGAGGAATCAAGATAGATTATGAACTGGGATTGCTGGGCCACAGCGATGCCGATGTGCTGATACATGCCATTTGCGATGCCCTGCTGGGTGCCGCCAATATGCGTGATATCGGATATCATTTCCCGGATACGGCAGCAGAGACACTGAATGTGGATTCTAAGATTCTGCTCTGCAAAACGATGGAACTGATAGCTACCAAGGGCTATACACTGGGCAATATCGATGCTACAGTCTGTGCCGAACGCCCTAAACTCAACCCGCATGTGCCAGCCATGAAAGCCTGTCTGGCAGAGGTGATGGGGGTAGACGAAGACCAGATATCCATCAAGGCAACAACCACCGAGAAACTCGGATTCACGGGCAGAATGGAGGGCATCTCCGCCTATGCCACCGTTCTTATCCAGAAAGGATAG
- the porV gene encoding type IX secretion system outer membrane channel protein PorV — translation MKRIYKIFILGCLVLMASEVKAQDKKDLFNPVNYAVISQTIAPDARGGGLGDIGAATDPDVNSQYWNPAKYPFTISRAGVSLSFTPWLRSLVNDMNLAYLSGYYRIGDYSAVSASLRYFNMGEVFTSQEGAESGTGMTINPYEMSVDVAYSLMLSEKFSLAAAIRWIYSDMRFDYTEDNSPASAFAADIAAYYQNYVVIGQRECQLGLGLNISNIGSKITFSGKEYGEFLPANMRLGASLMIPIDEYNRITLAADASKYLVPTVPKQEEGEDNSEYEDRVHREYDDISGISGIFKSFSDAPGGFKEELEEINYGLGAEYVYNDKFALRAGYHHESQSKGNRKYFTVGAGFKMNVFSLDAAYVVATAKSNPLDQTLRFTLSFDMDGLKDLFKR, via the coding sequence ATGAAAAGAATCTATAAGATATTCATCCTGGGATGTCTCGTTCTGATGGCATCAGAAGTGAAGGCGCAGGATAAGAAAGACCTCTTCAATCCTGTGAACTATGCAGTCATTTCGCAAACCATAGCTCCTGATGCCCGTGGTGGCGGTTTGGGAGATATCGGTGCGGCTACCGACCCTGATGTCAACTCCCAGTACTGGAACCCGGCAAAATATCCTTTCACCATTTCGCGTGCCGGTGTTTCGCTCAGCTTCACTCCTTGGCTGCGTTCGCTGGTCAATGATATGAATCTCGCCTATCTCTCTGGCTATTACCGCATTGGCGATTATAGCGCCGTATCTGCATCGCTCCGTTATTTCAATATGGGCGAAGTGTTTACCAGTCAGGAAGGTGCCGAGAGTGGCACGGGTATGACCATCAATCCTTACGAGATGTCGGTCGATGTGGCTTATTCTCTGATGCTCAGCGAGAAGTTCTCTCTTGCTGCTGCCATCCGCTGGATCTATTCCGATATGCGCTTCGATTATACCGAAGATAATTCGCCTGCCTCCGCTTTCGCAGCCGATATCGCCGCCTATTACCAGAACTATGTGGTCATTGGCCAGCGCGAATGCCAGTTGGGGTTGGGCTTGAATATTTCTAACATCGGTAGTAAGATTACCTTCAGCGGCAAGGAGTATGGCGAGTTCCTGCCAGCCAACATGCGTCTGGGTGCTTCGCTGATGATTCCTATCGACGAGTACAACCGCATCACCCTGGCAGCCGATGCCAGCAAGTATCTGGTGCCTACCGTTCCGAAGCAGGAAGAGGGTGAGGACAATTCAGAATATGAAGACCGTGTGCATCGTGAGTATGATGATATTTCGGGCATCAGCGGTATCTTCAAGAGTTTCAGCGATGCCCCTGGCGGTTTCAAGGAAGAGTTGGAGGAAATCAACTATGGTCTGGGTGCCGAGTATGTATATAATGATAAGTTTGCGCTCCGTGCCGGTTATCATCACGAGAGTCAGAGCAAGGGTAACCGCAAGTACTTCACCGTGGGTGCCGGTTTCAAGATGAATGTCTTCTCGCTCGATGCTGCCTATGTGGTGGCTACCGCCAAGAGCAACCCGCTCGACCAGACCCTCCGCTTCACCCTGTCGTTTGATATGGATGGACTGAAGGACCTCTTTAAAAGATAG